One window of the Pyrus communis chromosome 17, drPyrComm1.1, whole genome shotgun sequence genome contains the following:
- the LOC137722644 gene encoding probable LRR receptor-like serine/threonine-protein kinase At3g47570, with product MKHSSMHDGKQILSKFLHGFILLYMSKGLEPAALSSSTFGNESDRLALLDFKKRITEDPQNIMSSWNDSTDFCGWRGVTCNNSNKRVLTLKLNSQNLVGSLPPSIGNLTYLTGINLTSNGFHGEIPQEIGRLRSLEYLNLSYNSFGGKIPTNMSYCTQLKVLSIYFNKLTGSIPDQLSLLLNLNHLWVDYNNLTGTIPYWVGNFSYLKTVYLGRNNLQGIIPKELGRLTSLEIFSLQANNLSGTVPSSIYNISSINFFDVPENQLQGEIPPNVGNTLPNLIGFFAGANKFTGRVPVSFGNASRLERLDVFGNSLTGALHGENLGSLRSLVWLNFEKNRLGSGKPGDLNFLTFLANCTRLETLRLYGNRFGGELPGSIANQSTQLITLTLGDNMIHGVIPEGIGNLVNLTALVLEHNNFGGTVPDTIGKLQKLVELYLNRNKLSGPIPPSLGNLSALTNLYLDWNMFEGSIPPSLANCQFLLLLYLSHNNLSGSIPKQLLALSSLSISLNMSHNSLTGSLPSEVGDLVNLAELDVSENKLSGEIPQTLGSCIMLVRLHLEGNKFEGIIPQSLKKLRSLEEIDVSGNNLSGQLPEFLGKFTLLEKLNLSHNNFEGELPKEGIFLNASGVSVLGNDRLCGGIPQLRLPACKKPHSTRGLLALKVVIPIASSLALIIVVSCFIAACSMVKRSRRKPVTLRSYEDWKSGLSYSELSESTNGFSMDNLIGSGSFGSVYKGVLSSDAAIVAVKVLNLQQPGASKSFIDECKTLKSIRHRNLLKIITACSSIDNQGNDFKSLVFEFMENGSLDPWIHPKGDEQFQTKRILSLTERLDIAIDVASALDYLHYQCETPIVHCDLKPSNVLLDEDMVAHVGDFGLARFLLEASNSNNLAASQTMSAGLKGSIGYIPPEYAMGGQVSILGDTYSYGILLLEMFTGKSPTDDMFIDGQSIHRFTAMALPDHVMDVVDRSLLLEIYDPDGDDEEYNNEIQEGPITKYQDRSSAQAKRLEECLVSVMEIGLACSSISPKERMPMNFVVNKLKAIRESYLNRRRTRY from the exons ATGAAGCATTCATCTATGCACGATGGGAAGCAGATTTTGTCTAAATTCCTTCATGGGTTCATTCTTTTATACATGAGCAAAGGTCTGGAACCTGCAGCACTGTCAAGCAGTACTTTCGGAAATGAATCCGACAGACTGGCACTGCTAGACTTCAAGAAAAGGATCACTGAAGATCCTCAAAATATCATGAGCTCATGGAATGATTCCACCGATTTCTGTGGCTGGAGAGGTGTTACATGTAACAATTCCAACAAAAGAGTCCTGACATTGAAGTTGAATTCTCAAAATTTAGTAGGCTCCTTACCCCCTTCTATTGGAAACCTCACTTATCTTACTGGGATTAACCTTACAAGCAACGGCTTCCATGGTGAAATTCCGCAAGAAATCGGCCGATTAAGAAGCTTGGAATATCTCAACCTGTCTTACAATTCCTTCGGCGGAAAAATTCCAACCAATATGTCTTATTGTACCCAACTAAAAGTGCTCAGTATTTATTTCAACAAGCTTACTGGGTCGATTCCTGACCAACTCAGCTTGTTGTTGAACTTAAACCATCTATGGGTTGATTACAACAATCTCACCGGAACCATCCCTTATTGGGTAGGAAACTTTTCTTATTTGAAAACTGTTTATCTTGGCAGAAACAATTTACAAGGAATCATACCTAAGGAACTCGGGCGTCTAACAAGCTTGGAGATATTCTCACTTCAGGCGAATAATTTATCTGGTACGGTCCCTTCTTCAATCTATAATATTTCTTCCATAAACTTTTTCGATGTTCCTGAGAACCAGCTGCAAGGAGAGATACCACCAAATGTGGGCAATACTCTTCCTAATCTCATAGGGTTTTTCGCTGGTGCCAACAAGTTCACAGGGCGTGTTCCTGTCTCATTTGGAAATGCTTCTAGACTTGAGAGGCTTGATGTGTTCGGAAATTCTCTCACTGGGGCACTCCACGGTGAAAATCTTGGAAGCTTACGGAGCTTAGTTTGGCtaaactttgaaaaaaataGACTAGGAAGTGGAAAACCCGGTGACTTGAATTTTCTTACTTTCTTGGCTAATTGTACTCGTTTGGAGACTTTACGTCTTTATGGTAATCGTTTTGGAGGAGAACTGCCAGGATCGATAGCCAATCAGTCAACCCAACTAATTACTCTTACTCTGGGGGATAATATGATACATGGAGTCATCCCTGAGGGTATTGGAAATCTTGTGAACTTGACAGCCCTAGTACTAGAACATAACAATTTTGGTGGTACTGTCCCTGATACAATTGGGAAGCTTCAGAAATTAGTGGAGTTGTATCTGAATAGAAACAAACTTTCTGGGCCAATTCCTCCCTCCCTGGGTAACTTGTCTGCATTGACAAACCTCTACTTGGACTGGAATATGTTCGAGGGAAGCATCCCTCCAAGTCTTGCCAACTGCCAATTTCTACTGCTACTTTACCTTTCTCATAACAATCTATCTGGTTCCATACCTAAACAGCTGCTTGCGCTTTCATCCCTTTCCATTTCTTTGAACATGTCTCACAATTCTTTGACTGGTTCACTACCATCCGAAGTGGGTGATTTGGTAAATCTCGCAGAGCTAGATGTATCAGAAAACAAGTTATCAGGTGAAATCCCACAAACTCTTGGTAGTTGTATAATGTTGGTGCGCCTGCATTTAGAAGGTAATAAATTTGAGGGAATAATTCCTCAATctcttaaaaaattaagaagctTGGAAGAAATAGATGTTTCGGGCAATAACTTATCTGGGCAGCTTCCTGAATTTCTAGGCAAGTTTACATTACTTGAGAAACTTAATCTTTCTCATAATAATTTTGAGGGTGAATTACCTAAAGAAGGGATATTTTTGAACGCAAGTGGCGTGTCAGTTCTTGGAAATGATAGGCTCTGTGGTGGCATCCCACAATTGCGTCTACCTGCATGCAAAAAGCCCCATTCAACTCGAGGACTACTTGCCCTGAAAGTAGTCATCCCTATAGCTTCTTCTCTTGCACTCATAATTGTTGTATCGTGCTTTATTGCTGCTTGTTCAATGGTGAAAAGATCAAGACGCAAACCTGTGACTTTACGTTCTTATGAGGACTGGAAATCAGGTCTCTCGTACTCTGAACTCTCTGAATCAACTAATGGTTTCTCTATGGACAATCTGATTGGTTCGGGAAGTTTTGGTTCTGTTTACAAAGGGGTACTGTCAAGTGATGCAGCAATAGTTGCTGTTAAGGTATTGAACCTTCAACAACCAGGAGCTTCCAAGAGCTTTATTGATGAATGCAAAACTCTGAAAAGTATAAGGCACCGTAATCTCCTCAAGATCATAACTGCATGCTCAAGCATTGACAATCAAGGTAATGACTTCAAAAGTCTAGTTTTTGAGTTCATGGAAAATGGAAGTCTAGATCCGTGGATTCATCCCAAAGGTGATGagcaatttcaaacaaagagaatattgAGCCTTACCGAAAGACTAGATATTGCAATTGATGTTGCTTCTGCATTAGATTATCTACACTACCAATGTGAAACGCCTATTGTTCACTGTGATCTAAAGCCAAGCAATGTGCTTCTTGATGAAGACATGGTAGCCCATGTTGGTGACTTTGGATTAGCAAGGTTCCTTTTGGAAGCTTCAAATTCGAACAATCTTGCCGCAAGTCAAACAATGTCAGCAGGTCTAAAAGGTTCCATAGGCTACATTCCTCCAG AGTATGCCATGGGAGGCCAAGTTTCTATACTCGGAGATACTTATAGCTACGGGATACTGCTGCTAGAAATGTTCACAGGAAAAAGCCCTACCGATGACATGTTTATAGATGGTCAAAGCATTCACCGTTTCACAGCCATGGCGTTGCCAGACCATGTCATGGACGTTGTTGACCGTTCATTGCTCCTTGAAATATATGATCCGgatggtgatgatgaagaaTACAACAATGAAATACAAGAAGGACCAATTACAAAATATCAAGATCGGAGCTCAGCCCAAGCGAAAAGATTGGAGGAGTGCTTGGTTTCTGTGATGGAAATAGGGCTCGCATGCTCTTCAATATCGCCCAAAGAGCGGATGCCAATGAATTTTGTTGTTAACAAACTGAAGGCAATTAGAGAATCATACCTCAATCGAAGACGAACACGCTACTGA
- the LOC137723287 gene encoding uncharacterized protein: protein MRTLSSPSSRVAAEKKWVGGENVFLRKLEPCFLRPKRSSENFRFLNLVCFLKQSKPIRPLICLSSKTQTELEVADSQMQEAYHTKTIHVKFQLQKECSFGQEFLIVGDDPMFGLWDPASAIPMNWSDGNVWTVEMDIPVGKSIQFKFILKESTGNISWQPGPDRIFQTWETKNAITVCEDWADAELQKIIEEDRVSDESDGSNANADMLIVDENLTQPNDELAFNITNEPTITNSNTDPAEKPLVEPWKEQIGAGNGSPSQENVTPKWPNAYVESYEEPVAARAAVLNEERVIFPSEDCAAISSKELLVADNIFGNNGGAATVMNLSSTQIEGSLINYEEGPVLVPGLTPSPPVPTEEANKEGIDKQMSFDGSVGAFEAKDRNMPELEEKQEQYSDLPQEVTNVMINANEENFDDEIKQTPHPANKEEQFHSEPVNDKVLCNDQPQVETAAAINDNEENSAKKEEQSDSEPINEVLHNDMQWGRKMLQNLLSNFRLQ from the exons ATGAGAACCCTGTCGAGTCCGAGTTCGAGGGTGGCGGCAGAGAAGAAGTGGGTCGGCGGAGAAAATGTCTTTCTCCGCAAGCTTGAACCTTGTTTTCTCAGGCCAAAGAGAAGCAGCGAGAATTTCCGGTTCTTGAATTTGGTGTGTTTTCTGAAACAGAGCAAGCCCATCAGACCACTCATTTGCCTCTCGTCAAAAACCCAG ACAGAATTGGAGGTTGCAGATTCTCAAATGCAGGAAGCAT ATCATACAAAAACTATTCATGTGAAATTCCAGTTGCAGAAAGAGTGCTCGTTCGGTCAGGAGTTCCTCATTGTGGGGGATGATCCTATGTTCGGTTTGTGGGATCCTGCAAGCGCAATACCGATGAACTGGTCGGATGGGAATGTGTGGACTGTTGAGATG GATATACCAGTTGGGAAATCGATTCAGTTCAAGTTCATACTAAAAGAAAGCACAGGGAATATCTCGTGGCAGCCTGGCCCTGATCGGATTTTCCAGACCTGGGAAACTAAGAATGCGATCACTGTTTGTGAAGACTGGGCAGATGCTGAGCTTCAGAAAATAATAGAGGAAGATCGAGTTTCAGATGAAAGCGATGGTTCCAATGCTAATGCAGATATGTTGATTGTGGATGAGAACCTGACACAGCCGAATGATGAACTGGCTTTCAATATAACCAATGAACCTACGATCACCAATAGTAACACTGATCCGGCAGAGAAGCCATTAGTGGAACCATGGAAGGAACAAATTGGTGCCGGAAATGGTTCTCCTTCACAAGAGAATGTGACCCCTAAATGGCCAAATGCATATGTGGAATCATATGAGGAACCAGTTGCTGCAAGAGCTGCAGTGCTTAATGAAGAGAGAGTTATTTTTCCGAGCGAGGATTGTGCAGCCATCTCAAGTAAGGAGTTGTTGGTGGCAGACAACATTTTCGGAAATAATGGTGGAGCTGCAACAGTAATGAACCTTTCAAGCACTCAAATCGAGGGAAGTCTAATTAACTACGAAGAAGGTCCTGTTCTGGTACCTGGGCTGACTCCTTCACCACCTGTTCCAACTGAAGAAGCGAACAAAGAGGGCATCGACAAACAGATGTCTTTTGATGGTTCGGTTGGAGCCTTTGAAGCTAAGGATCGTAATATGCCAGAG CTAGAAGAGAAGCAAGAACAGTACAGTGACTTACCTCAAGAAGTAACTAATGTAATGATCAACGCTAATGAGGAGAATTTTGACGATGAAATCAAGCAAACACCTCACCCTGCAAATAAGGAAGAACAGTTCCACTCAGAGCCAGTCAATGATAAGGTCTTGTGCAATGACCAACCTCAAGTGGAAACAGCTGCCGCAATCAATGATAATGAAGAGAATTCTGCTAAAAAGGAAGAACAGTCCGACTCAGAGCCAATCAACGAGGTCTTGCACAATGACATGCAATGGGGTCGTAAGATGCTGCAGAACCTTCTGTCTAACTTCAGATTGCAATAG
- the LOC137723269 gene encoding RNA polymerase II C-terminal domain phosphatase-like 2, translating into MSRLGFKSVVYHGELRLGELDAIPVADGNFQFPNNEIRIHRISQQSERCPPLSILQTISSFSVRCKLESASPAEQPHLINLHASCFYEFKTAIVLVGDEEIHLVAMPSKQKKFPCFWCYAVPVGLYSASLGMLNLRVLSIVFDLDETLIVANTMKSFEDRIEALRSWITRESDGMRIAGMSAEMKRYMDERWLLKQYIDNDCVMDNGKLYKVQLEEVPPLSDNHEKMIRPIIRLPEKNIVLTRINPEIRDTSVLVRLRPAWEDLRSYLTAKGRKRFEVYVCTMAERDYALEMWRLLDPGSHLIGSKQLLDRVVCVKSGSKKSLLNVFQQGVCHPKMALVIDDRSNVWEDKDQPRVHVVPAFSPYYAPQAETASAVPVLCVARNVACNVRGCFFKEFDEILLRRISGVFYEDEVVNLPPAPDVSNYLMSEDAGFAPNGNPNAPISEGMNGVEVERRLNQSDDKGGVESVVHSVKNHAESRSDNSQAPAAILPNAAGTTSLRPVIPSQKPGLLGLPVRRDSFSDRDHEMRRGLLGTNPGLDIRSQSSAEPPLLSKVPAQLPAFSINAQGGWLVDDDNNRGHSSNHTSELVQQPGVSKPEKLVYQNPFGPATPGSTPTGLLSHKSDLKREEVSSGRDLQKQNLPFPSQPSEAGVSQNQASSLNRESQIESGKVTLLPSPLSIGVLQEIGRRCSSKIEFRSVLSTSNDLQFSVEVLFTGEKIGFGTGRTRKDAQQQAAENALHSLADKYAAYVAPHTGVVDRDLDKGNENGFLLDMVGPGSAELLRDGLPTESTSEAAEVEPGSTSTVSQQVLKRASSPRLIESVAKRSKEEILHGSRSLSFSRQQKNGVTDKF; encoded by the exons ATGAGCCGTTTAGGGTTCAAGTCCGTGGTCTACCATGGCGAGCTGCGTTTGGGAGAGCTGGACGCTATTCCGGTGGCGGACGGGAATTTCCAGTTCCCGAACAATGAGATTCGTATCCACCGGATTTCGCAGCAAAGCGAGAGGTGTCCTCCGCTCTCAATTCTCCAGACGATTTCTTCGTTTTCTGTTCGATGCAAACTCGAATCGGCCTCCCCTGCCGAACAGCCGCATTTGATCAATCTCCACGCCTCCTGCTTCTACGAGTTCAAG ACGGCGATTGTGTTGGTAGGGGATGAGGAGATTCACTTGGTAGCCATGCCGAGTAAGCAGAAGAAATTTCcgtgcttttggtgctatgcgGTTCCTGTTGGTCTGTACAGTGCTTCTCTAGGAATGCTGAATCTGAGGGTTCTCTCAATTGTGTTTGATCTCGATGAGACGTTGATTGTTGCCAACACCATGAAGTCTTTTGAGGATAGGATTGAGGCTTTACGAAGTTGGATTACACGGGAGAGTGATGGGATGCGAATAGCCGGTATGTCTGCTGAAATGAAGCGGTACATGGACGAGAGGTGGCTGTTGAAGCAGTATATAGATAACGATTGTGTGATGGATAATGGAAAGTTGTATAAAGTTCAACTGGAGGAGGTTCCTCCACTGTCTGATAACCACGAGAAAATGATTCGGCCTATCATTAGATTGCCAGAGAAGAACATTGTGCTCACTCGCATCAATCCCGAG ATTCGTGATACCAGTGTGCTTGTGCGGTTACGACCTGCATGGGAAGATTTGAGAAGTTATTTAACTGCAAAAGGACGCAAGAGGTTTGAAGTTTACGTCTGTACTATGGCTGAAAGAGATTATGCCTTAGAAATGTGGAGGCTTCTTGACCCGGGGTCACACTTAATAGGCTCAAAGCAACTTCTGGACCGTGTTGTTTGTGTTAAATCAGGTTCCAAGAAATCTTTACTGAATGTCTTCCAACAAGGAGTGTGCCATCCAAAGATGGCACTGGTTATTGATGACCGTTCCAATGTCTGGGAAGATAAGGATCAACCTCGAGTCCATGTTGTTCCGGCTTTCAGCCCTTATTATGCTCCTCAAGCAGAGACAGCTAGTGCAGTTCCAGTCCTCTGTGTAGCAAGAAATGTTGCATGCAATGTCAGAGGTTGTTTTTTCAAAGAGTTTGATGAAATTTTGTTGCGAAGAATTTCTGGAGTTTTTTATGAAGATGAGGTGGTAAATTTGCCTCCTGCCCCTGATGTGAGCAATTACTTGATGTCCGAGGATGCTGGTTTTGCACCAAATGGAAATCCTAATGCTCCCATTAGTGAAGGAATGAATGGTGTCGAAGTGGAACGAAGATTAAACCAATCTGATGATAAGGGTGGTGTGGAGTCGGTGGTtcattctgtgaaaaatcaTGCTGAGTCAAGATCTGACAACTCTCAAGCACCGGCTGCAATTCTTCCCAATGCTGCTGGTACGACTTCTTTGAGGCCGGTCATACCTTCTCAGAAACCTGGTCTGCTTGGACTTCCTGTTAGACGAGATAGCTTTTCTGATCGTGACCATGAAATGAGGAGAGGACTCCTTGGTACAAATCCTGGTCTAGATATAAGGAGTCAAAGCTCTGCTGAGCCCCCTCTTTTATCTAAAGTGCCTGCACAACTGCCAGCATTCTCAATAAATGCACAAGGAGGATGGTTGGTTGATGATGACAACAACAGAGGACATTCGAGTAATCACACTTCTGAGCTTGTTCAACAGCCTGGTGTTTCAAAACCTGAAAAGTTAGTTTACCAGAATCCTTTCGGTCCTGCTACACCAGGTTCTACACCCACTGGTTTGCTCTCACACAAATCTGATTTGAAGAGGGAAGAG GTATCTTCTGGGCGTGATTTGCAAAAACAGAATCTTCCTTTTCCAAGTCAGCCGTCAG AGGCGGGTGTATCCCAGAATCAAGCATCTTCTTTGAATAGAGAATCTCAAATAGAATCTGGTAAAGTGACCCTGCTGCCATCCCCTTTATCTATTGGAGTGCTGCAGGAAATTGGACGGAGGTGCAGTTCAAAG ATTGAGTTCAGGTCTGTTTTAAGCACCAGCAATGATTTGCAGTTTTCTGTTGAG GTTCTTTTCACTGGAGAGAAGATAGGTTTTGGAACCGGTAGGACGAGGAAGGATGCTCAACAACAGGCTGCTGAGAATGCCCTTCACAGCTTGGCTG ATAAATATGCAGCATATGTTGCACCTCATACTGGTGTCGTGGACAGAGATTTAGATAAAGGAAACGAAAACGGATTTCTATTGGACATGGTTGGTCCAGGATCGGCTGAGCTACTAAGGGATGGATTGCCTACAGAAAGCACTTCTGAG GCTGCTGAAGTTGAACCTGGGAGTACTTCTACGGTGAGTCAGCAAGTTCTAAAGCGTGCCAGTTCCCCAAG ATTGATAGAGTCTGTTGCAAAACGATCCAAGGAAGAAATACTGCATGGTTCACGAAGTTTATCATTTTCACGGCAACAGAAGAATGGGGTTACAGACAAATTTTGA